The Elaeis guineensis isolate ETL-2024a chromosome 14, EG11, whole genome shotgun sequence genomic sequence TGTGAGATCTACAGCTACAACCCAGACTTTGATGGGGACCCTTTTCTGGAGAAGGGAGCCATGTAAGATTCTCTTAACCGAGACCATCTAATCATGGACGAACAATTGCTGAGTTATCTGACATGGAGATTGTTCCTTGCAGATGGTcgttcaatttctttttctataaTAGGAAGCTGAAGCGTGTTGTCAGCTTCCGGTGTTGTTGCATAAGGTAGGTCGTAACCTCTTCTTTGAACCTAATGATGGACGTATATTCTATCTTGGTGATTTCACATAGCTCTCAATTTATTGGAGGTGTTTTTGTTTGCGGCAGCAACCTGGCAACAGAGGGCTTTCTTGCTGATgtgttgaaatgagctgtaaatccctctgattaggaatgcaatcatctaattagaggaaaatatatttgtataattcctaatttgaatccctctgattaggaatgcaatcgcctaattagagggaaatatatttgtataattcttaaattgaatccctctgattaggaatacaatcgtctaattagagggaaatatatttgtataattcctaaattgagcccatgaaaattaataaaaagggccCATTTGGTCCTAGAGATGTATCCTTCTTCCTCTGAAATTTTCGTCTTCACcctcttttctattcttcttctgtttatacttctgtttgtcaacatggtatcagagcctatttaGGGAACAGAGTGCTCTGTTCTGCCTCTTCAACCGCCGATCGTCTACCACTCAAATCTCTCCTCTCAAACAGAGTGGGATCTGTTCCCCCTTCAAACCATCGCCGCTGCTCTCTCTGTGGATCCCTGCAAACCTTGAAAGCCATTCTCCGTTTCTGTTAAatctctcactctctctttctctctctcgcaTCCCTTCATCTTCATCACCGCCTCTGCTATGATCGCCGCCTCCGCTGCCGCGGCCATCGTCGCCGCCGCCGCTGCCTGAGCCTTCTCCACTATGATCGCCGCCTCCGCTGCCGCAGCCATCGTCgccgccgccactgctgtcgctgcTTCTGCCATCGCCACTGCAATCGCCACCGCTGTCGCTGCTACCGCCGCTGCCATCGACGCCACCACCATTTTCACTCAAGAACTACGGGGTTGAAAATGGTTCTCATCCCTTATTaggtattttttaaatacaaaaaaaaaagggagaacctCTACTGCTGTCATATGTGTCTCCAATTGTAGATGCTATTTTTTCTGGAACAACAATAGAGCATCCAGTTTTGGAGTTTCTGAATATTATCAAGGCACCTTTCATGGAAGCAGAGATTCGATATTTTTTCGTCATCTGAGTTTATCTCAGATCGTTGGTGAGAAAACTTCAATTTTCTCCCTCAAGATTGTTCTTGTTTACTTGATCATTTAAGTTTTTTTCTTATGAGTGATAAAACTCCTTTAACCATGGAGGATTTAGAAAAGTTAATGGTTAGGATGATGGAATCTCGTATCTCGGGTAGTGAGTTTTCAAAGATCACCCTAGAAACTAACCCGGTCAAATTGGATGGGCCGGGTATCTACTTAAGTTGGACGCGACATGTTCGTCTAATTTTGGATTCTCACAATCTTGAGGGGTTTATAAGTGGTACTGCAAAAAGGCCAGAAGGAGATGGGATAGCTGTTAGACAGTGGAATTCTAATAACTCTCGAGTGGTAGCATGGCTCCTTGCCTCTATGGTACCAAGTGTTGCTCAGACGGTTGAGGCACTAACGAATGCTTATGAGTTATGGCAGGCTGTAGCCACAACTTATTCTTATAAAGGCAATAATATGCATGCTCATAAGATCCAGCGAGAGCTTCGAGGACTTAATCAGGGTTCTCGATCTGTAACAGAGTATGTTGGAGAATTAAAAAGGTTGTGCaacgattttgatttttataatcTCTTTACCCCTACTCATCCTGGTGATGTTGATGAGTTTCGCAAATGGATAGAGCGACAGCGACTTGTAGATTTTTTGGATGGACTAAACCCAGAGTTTGAGTGTCGACGCTCTTCTATTCTTAGTGCACAGAAGTGGCTAACTCTTGATGAAACTATTTCTTtggttcttagtgaagaaactcgaTTAACCACTATGTCTTCTTCTATGAACACAGCTATACGATCTGCACTTGTGGTACAGCCTAATACTCTTGGAAGCTCTACTCCTAATTCTGCTCAAGAAACTCAGCCTCGACCTCGTGGGGTTAAAATTTGTGACCACTGTCATAAGCCGGGCCACATCAAAGCTTACTGCTATGAGCTACATGGTCGTCCAAATAGAGGCCGTGGTCGTGGAGGTGGTCATTTTGGTAGAGGCCGAGGTCAGTATAATCAGGCTCATTTTTCTTCTATGGGAGATTTATCAGTTGAAGAAATGCAACTTTTGGAAAAATTCAGATCTGGTGTAAATATTTCTGAAAGCAGCACTTCCACAGAAGATTCTTCAAATCAACCAGCCAGTTCTCAGGGTAATTTTGCCCAAATAGGTATCAGTGATCAAATTCATGCTCTTAACTGTAGTAATTTTTCTCCATGGGTTGTTGATTCTGGAGCATCCAATCATATGACTGGATCTTTTAGAGATTTTGTGTCTTATATTCCCTGTTCCGGTCGTGATAAAGTTCGTCTTGCTGATGGCTCCTTTACCCCTATTTCTGGAAAAGGATCTATCAAATGTACTTCCGAATTACCCTTATCATCTGTTCTACATGTCCTAAGATTTCCTATAAATCTCCTATCCATTAGTGCTATTACAAATGAACTTGATTGTGCCGTAACTTTTTTCAAAACACATTGTGTCTTTCAGGAACCAAAGATAGGGAGGAAACTTGGGACTGGCATAATGCGTAATGGGCTCTACTATTTGGAGGGAGGAGTGTCTGAAGGCTACTCAGAAACCAGTTTGACTGTTTCATCTTCACAAAAGGAGGATCTGTTGCTCCAACACCGCAGGCTTGGTCATCTTTCATTTACTCTCTTAGCTCGTATATTTTCATCTGTTTTTGAAACATATAAAAAGAAGCTTGTATGTGATGCCTGTGAACTAGCTAAACACACTAGAAGTACTTATCCAAACTCAGGCCGACGTAGTAAAGCAATGTTTGAGGTAGTTCATTCTGATGTATGGGGATCCTGTGGGACCACCGCTATTTCTGGTCATCGGTGGTTCGTCacttttat encodes the following:
- the LOC140853685 gene encoding uncharacterized protein encodes the protein MTKAIDELVKLNECEIYSYNPDFDGDPFLEKGAIWSFNFFFYNRKLKRVVSFRCCCISNLATEGFLDDEMFNEEEEEDLFIDMDM